Part of the Cohnella candidum genome, GCGTTGTCCGGCCTTCACGGCAAGGTGCTCCAGAAGATCGGCGTGGACCGGGTGATCTTTCCCGAGCGCGACATGGGAGTTCGGGTCGCCAACCAGCTCGTCTCGCCGAACCTGCTGGACTACATCGAGCTTTCCAAAAACTACACGATCGCGGAACTGTCGGCCACCCGGAAACTGGCCTGCCGCTCCCTGAAGGAGCTCGATACACGCGCCCGCTTCGGCTGCTCCATCGTCGCCATCAACAAGAAGAACGACCAGGTCGTCATCGCTCCCGCCGCGGAGGATCTGGTGGAGGAAGGCGACGTCATGGTCGTCATCGGCACGAACGAGCAGATCGACAACTTCGAAAGCTCGGTCAACGCATAAAAACCGCCGGTCTTTGTGACCGGCGGTTCTTGTTGCGGCGTGATCGGCGAAGATGCGCGATTACACCAGGTTTTGGATTTTGGATTGCAGAGCCGCTTTGCTTTGCAGACCCACGAGCTTGTCGACCGGTTGGCCGTCCTTGAACAGGATCAGCGTCGGGATGCTCATGACGCCGAATTGGCTGGCCAATTCCGGCTCTTCGTCGACGTTTACTTTCGCGATCGTCGCTTGGCCTTTCAGTTCTTCAGCCAGCTCTTCCACGATCGGGAGCTGCATTTTGCAAGGTCCGCACCAAGGAGCCCAGAAATCCAGAAGGGATACCCCTTGCGCGACCGTTTCGTTGAAGTTGTCTTTCGTGATGGCGACTGCCATGTCACATCTCTCCTTCAGGTAAAATGGGAATCGAGAAAATTCACCTATGATGATCGGGCAACTCTAATATACCCGTTACATCCTTCGCTCAAGCCTGTTGCTTGGCCTTCACCTTGTCCAGCATGCCGCCGATGGTGATTTGCCCGAAATAAGCTTCCAGGTGGCGGTCCGCTCCGCAGAACACGGAGGTCATCACCTCGGCCATGTTGGAGCTGACGACGCAATCTTTCTCCGGATCGCCGCTGCACCAGCTCGGTGCCAGGGAACCCGCGGCAAGCGCCCGGTAAACGTCGGCGAGCGTGACTTCTTCCGGCCGGCGGCACAGCTTGTATCCGCCGCCCTGCCCCTCCCGGGTGTCGACGAAGCCATGCTTGCGAAGGCAGCTCATCACTTTGCGCACCCGCACCGGATTGGTGCAGACGTTCTCCGCGATCTCTTCGCTGGTCGCCATTCCTTCGGGTCGGTACGCAAGCAGCACGAGACCGTGAACGGCTATGACGAATTCACTGTTCATGGCTTCTCCTCCCCGTCGGTTACTGTAATAATATCAGTTACAGTTAAAGTTGTCAACGCTGCGCATTGTCTATTGTTCCGTTCCGGCCTCGCCGATATGTCCGGGTTGTTTTAGAAATCAAAGTTGTCCGGATCTGCGCCGAAACGGCGGTCTTCGTTGAGCGAATCGATGAGAACCATGTCCTCGGGAGCCAGCTCGAAGTCGAAGACGTCCGCGTTTTCGCGGATCCGGGCCTCGTTGACCGATTTCGGAATCGTCACGACTCCCTGCTGGAGGTGCCAACGGAGGATGATTTGGGCCGGCGTTTTGCCGTATTTGGATGCCAGCTCGGCGATCGCGGGCACATCCAGCCTGCCTTGCATGAGGGGTCTCCAGGATTGCACCTGGATGCCTTCCTTGCGGCAGAACATGAGCAGTTTCTTCTGCGTGAGCAGGGGATGCAGTTCGATTTGGTTGACCATCGGCTTGATGCGGCAGGCGCCCATCAAGTCCTCAAGGTGATGGGCCTGGAAGTTGCTGACGCCGATGGCGCGGACCCGGCCTTGGTCGTAGAGCTCTTCCAGCGCGCGGTAAGTCTCTTTGTACTTCTCCTTCACCGGCCAATGAACGAGGTACAGGTCGACGTAGTCCAGCCCCAGCTTGTCGTTGCTTTCCTCGAAAGCTTTAAGCGTACTGTCGTAGCCCTGTTGGTTGTTCCATACTTTCGTCGTCACGAACAGCTTATCGCGCGCAATGCCCGATGCGCGGATCGCGCTTCCGACGCCAGCTTCGTTTCCGTACATGGACGC contains:
- a CDS encoding RrF2 family transcriptional regulator — encoded protein: MNSEFVIAVHGLVLLAYRPEGMATSEEIAENVCTNPVRVRKVMSCLRKHGFVDTREGQGGGYKLCRRPEEVTLADVYRALAAGSLAPSWCSGDPEKDCVVSSNMAEVMTSVFCGADRHLEAYFGQITIGGMLDKVKAKQQA
- the trxA gene encoding thioredoxin gives rise to the protein MAVAITKDNFNETVAQGVSLLDFWAPWCGPCKMQLPIVEELAEELKGQATIAKVNVDEEPELASQFGVMSIPTLILFKDGQPVDKLVGLQSKAALQSKIQNLV
- a CDS encoding potassium channel family protein, giving the protein MKSNQFAVIGLGRFGSSLARELIRLGHEVLGVDRSEQVADEMSAFLTHTVIADTTDEEALRSIGIRNVDCAVVAIGNDIQASILTSILLKELEVRKVVAKALSGLHGKVLQKIGVDRVIFPERDMGVRVANQLVSPNLLDYIELSKNYTIAELSATRKLACRSLKELDTRARFGCSIVAINKKNDQVVIAPAAEDLVEEGDVMVVIGTNEQIDNFESSVNA
- a CDS encoding aldo/keto reductase; this encodes MKLTIDSTAELLNGVDMPRLGLGVWRTQEGDEVERAVSSALNAGYRLIDTASMYGNEAGVGSAIRASGIARDKLFVTTKVWNNQQGYDSTLKAFEESNDKLGLDYVDLYLVHWPVKEKYKETYRALEELYDQGRVRAIGVSNFQAHHLEDLMGACRIKPMVNQIELHPLLTQKKLLMFCRKEGIQVQSWRPLMQGRLDVPAIAELASKYGKTPAQIILRWHLQQGVVTIPKSVNEARIRENADVFDFELAPEDMVLIDSLNEDRRFGADPDNFDF